From the genome of Flavobacterium sediminis:
TCAATGAAACATCAGTTTACAGGTAGTTTAATACTGAACTGGATTAAAGGGTTTAATTCTACAATTGCGTATAGATATGTAGAACGAACTGCTGGAATGAGCTATAATGTATATGATGCCAATGTCAGTTATAAAATTAAAGCTGTGGAATTGTCCATGTATGCGAATAATATTTTTAATGCAGAATATATAGAGGCAGGAATGATTCCGATGCCAAAAGGAAATGTACTATTCGGGTTAAAATATTTTTTCAAATAAGACTAAAAACAACTAAATTTGAAGAGAGGTTACAATTTTGTAATCTCTTTTTTTATGAGATATGAAGATGAATATAATTAGCTACCAGAAAGAAATTCCTTTTGTAAAACGCTTTTTTGGAATTGTGTTTGCTTTGTTAGGAGTTGTAATGTTAATAGGAACCGGAAGTTTAATGGCCTTGATCTTTTTAGTTATTGGTTTGGGATTAAATGTAGCAGAAGGTTCTGATATTAATTTAACCAGTAAAGAGTTTAGAACCTTTTATTCTTTATTCAGTGTGAAAATCGGAAAATGGAAACCTATTCCGGAATTTGAATATATCTCGGTTTTTAAAACTAAAGAAGGTCAAACAATAAGGGTTGTTACTGCAGAGACTACTCAGAAATACGATATCATTCTGGTAAATTTATTTTACGACAGAAATAAGCACATTACATTTTTTAAAACGACTGATAAAAGTAAAGCTTTTGATGTTGCGGAACATTTTAAATTAGCTTTAGGAATAGATATTCTTGACGCTACTGAAGCTGAGAAAAAATGGGTGTAAAATAAAAAATCTCTGAGCAATTGCTCAGAGATTTTGTTCCCTTAAGGTAATCAAAAATTAATAAGTAATCTATATTATTCTTCGATAACTACTACCTGAGCAGCTATTTTACCTTTTTTCCCATCTTCTTCTTCGTAGCTTACGCGTTCACCTTGGTTAACTTTTTCTACTTTTAAACCAGTAGCGTGTACGAAAATGTCTTTTCCGGTCTCTTCATCAGTGATGAAACCATAGCCTTTTTCTTCGTTGAAGAATTTAATTGTGCCTGTTCGCATTAAAGTAATAAATAAAAATAATTAATAATGAATCAAAGATAGTCTTATTAATTACATAACAAAGTTTTTTTGGATATAAATTTACTGATCTTCAGAATTTTCTTTGTTTCCTTTGTCGATATTAGAGTTAATAAACTCTTTCAGCTTGCTTTTTTTATATCGATAAATTATGAACAGAGGCATTAAGCCAAAAGCTAAAACTAAAACACCTAAGCCAATCCATTTATCACCGGATTTTGGAATGAAAGAATTTTGGTAAAAACCATATCCTACAAGGCCGAAAAATAGAACTAATAATAGTTGTAATACGTATTTCATTTTGTAAAGAAAATGAAGTTTCTGAAAATTTTCAAATTTGTCATTTCGACCGGTTGGAGAAATCTCATCATTTGATTATGAGATTTCTCTTTAAGTCGGAGATATAAATTATAATTTCAATTTAATATGTAATTCTTCCAGTTGAGCATCATCAATTGTTGCCGGAGCGTCTATCATGATATCGCGACCACTGTTGTTTTTAGGGAAAGCAATAAAATCACGAATAGTTTCCTGTCCGCCTAAAATAGCAACCAAACGATCCAGACCAAAAGCCAAACCACCATGCGGAGGAGCACCGTACTGGAAAGCATTCATTAAGAATCCAAATTGGTTTTCAGCTTCTTCTTTAGTAAATCCTAATAGTTCAAACATTTTAGCTTGCAGCTCTTTATCATGGATACGAATAGAACCACCACCGATCTCATTTCCGTTCAATACCATATCGTAAGCATTAGCTCTGATTGCTCCCGGATCATTTGCTATTAAATGAATGTCTTCAGGTTTCGGTGAAGTAAACGGATGGTGCATGGCATGGTAGCGAGCACTCTCTTCGTCCCATTCTAACAAAGGAAAATCAATCACCCAAAGTGGAGCAAACTCATCTGGTTTGCGTAGACCTAAACGGTTACCCAATTCCATACGTAAAGCACTTAGCTGTGTACGCGTTTTGTGAGCAGGACCGGAAAGAACCAAGATGAGGTCACCAGGTTGAGCAGCTGTTATTTCAGCCCATTTTTTCAAATCTTCCTGATCGTAGAACTTATCTACAGATGATTTTAAAGTTCCATCTTCATTGTATTTACAGAAAACCATTCCTGAAGCGCCAACTTGCGGTCGTTTTACCCAGTCGATCAATTCATCAATTTGTTTACGAGTGTATTCACTACAACCGGGAACGGCAATTCCTACTACTAATTCCGCAGAGTTGAAAACACCAAAATCTTTATGTTGTGCTACTTCGTTCAACTCACCGAATTTCATTCCGAAACGAATATCCGGTTTGTCGTTACCATAAGTTTTCATGGCGTAGTCATAGGTAATTCTCGGAAATTTATCTACATCAATACCTTTTACTTCTTTTAATAAATGACGTGTTAAGCCTTCAAACATATTTAAAATGTCTTCCTGTTCTACGAAAGCCATTTCACAGTCAATCTGTGTAAATTCCGGTTGACGGTCAGCGCGTAGATCTTCATCACGGAAACATTTCACGATTTGGAAATATTTATCCATTCCGCCTACCATTAACAACTGTTTGAAAGTTTGCGGCGATTGAGGTAACGCATAAAACTGACCTTCGTTCATACGGCTTGGCACCACAAAATCACGGGCTCCTTCAGGAGTTGATTTGATCAGATAAGGTGTTTCTACTTCACAGAAAC
Proteins encoded in this window:
- a CDS encoding cold-shock protein — translated: MRTGTIKFFNEEKGYGFITDEETGKDIFVHATGLKVEKVNQGERVSYEEEDGKKGKIAAQVVVIEE
- the aspS gene encoding aspartate--tRNA ligase — its product is MYRSHTCGELNASHINTEVTLAGWVQKTRDKGFMIWVDLRDRYGITQLIFDEQRTDLSVFEKAKTLGREFVIQVKGTVIERESKNKNIATGDIEILVSELNILNEAKLPPFTIEDETDGGEDIRMKYRYLDIRRNPVKNNLLFRHNVAMEVRKYLSEQGFCEVETPYLIKSTPEGARDFVVPSRMNEGQFYALPQSPQTFKQLLMVGGMDKYFQIVKCFRDEDLRADRQPEFTQIDCEMAFVEQEDILNMFEGLTRHLLKEVKGIDVDKFPRITYDYAMKTYGNDKPDIRFGMKFGELNEVAQHKDFGVFNSAELVVGIAVPGCSEYTRKQIDELIDWVKRPQVGASGMVFCKYNEDGTLKSSVDKFYDQEDLKKWAEITAAQPGDLILVLSGPAHKTRTQLSALRMELGNRLGLRKPDEFAPLWVIDFPLLEWDEESARYHAMHHPFTSPKPEDIHLIANDPGAIRANAYDMVLNGNEIGGGSIRIHDKELQAKMFELLGFTKEEAENQFGFLMNAFQYGAPPHGGLAFGLDRLVAILGGQETIRDFIAFPKNNSGRDIMIDAPATIDDAQLEELHIKLKL